A part of Doryrhamphus excisus isolate RoL2022-K1 chromosome 8, RoL_Dexc_1.0, whole genome shotgun sequence genomic DNA contains:
- the sgcg gene encoding gamma-sarcoglycan isoform X1 yields MATLWPFCACVRGSFGQLLQKMAAEQYTSTTTEGSNVPRPVPEHVYKIGIYGWRKRCLYLFVLLLIVILVVNLALTIWIFRVMWFNSEGMGLLQVHSDGVKLEDGESEFLLPLYAEEIHSRQDSPLLIHSETENISLNARDENGNVTGRMSVGPKQAEGHTADMILSSQTGDMLFSADGKQAVIGPDKLRITGLEGALFQHSVEVPLLKSELLKDLRLESPTRSLTMDAPKGVHLKALAGNIEAASNMDVVLQSSVGLLVLDAETVRMPSLPQSQGGVSGNAQGLYEVCVCPSGKLFLSKAGVTSTCSDNQEC; encoded by the exons AtggccaccttgtggccattttgcgCATGCGTCAGAGGATCATTTGGCCAACTCCTACAGAAG ATGGCGGCGGAGCAGTACACCAGTACCACCACAGAGGGCAGCAATGTGCCAAGACCGGTGCCTGAGCACGTCTACAAGATTGGCATCTACGGCTGGAGGAAACGCTGCCTCTACCTCTTCGTGCTGCTACTTATTGTCATCCTGGTGGTCAACCTGGCTCTCACCATCTGGATCTTCAGGGTCATGTGGTTCAACTCG GAAGGGATGGGCCTCCTGCAAGTCCACTCTGACGGCGTCAAGCTGGAAGACGGCGAATCCGAGTTCCTGCTGCCCCTCTACGCCGAGGAGATCCACTCCAGACAA GATTCTCCTCTTCTTATACACTCGGAAACAGAAAATATTTCCCTCAACGCCCGAGATGAAAATGGGAACGTGACAGGGAGAATGTCTGTGG GTCCAAAACAGGCTGAGGGCCACACGGCGGACATGATCCTCAGCTCCCAAACTGGCGACATGCTGTTCAGTGCGGACGGAAAGCAGGCCGTGATTGGACCCGATAAACTACGCATCACAG GTCTCGAAGGAGCTTTGTTCCAGCATTCAGTGGAGGTTCCTCTACTCAAGTCCGAACTCCTGAAAGACCTGAG GTTGGAGTCTCCCACTCGCTCGCTCACGATGGACGCTCCAAAAGGAGTTCACCTCAAAGCCTTGGCGGGAAACATTGAAGCCGCATCCAACATGGACGTTGTCCTGCAGTCCAGTGTTGGACTG ttggtGCTGGATGCAGAGACGGTGCGCATGCCCAGTCTGCCCCAAAGCCAAGGCGGAGTTTCGGGCAACGCTCAGGGTCTCTACGAGGTCTGCGTCTGTCCCAGCGGGAAACTCTTCCTTTCCAAGGCGGGCGTCACTTCCACTTGCAGCGACAACCAGGAATGCTAA
- the sgcg gene encoding gamma-sarcoglycan isoform X3 has protein sequence MAAEQYTSTTTEGSNVPRPVPEHVYKIGIYGWRKRCLYLFVLLLIVILVVNLALTIWIFRVMWFNSEGMGLLQVHSDGVKLEDGESEFLLPLYAEEIHSRQDSPLLIHSETENISLNARDENGNVTGRMSVGPKQAEGHTADMILSSQTGDMLFSADGKQAVIGPDKLRITGLEGALFQHSVEVPLLKSELLKDLRLESPTRSLTMDAPKGVHLKALAGNIEAASNMDVVLQSSVGLLVLDAETVRMPSLPQSQGGVSGNAQGLYEVCVCPSGKLFLSKAGVTSTCSDNQEC, from the exons ATGGCGGCGGAGCAGTACACCAGTACCACCACAGAGGGCAGCAATGTGCCAAGACCGGTGCCTGAGCACGTCTACAAGATTGGCATCTACGGCTGGAGGAAACGCTGCCTCTACCTCTTCGTGCTGCTACTTATTGTCATCCTGGTGGTCAACCTGGCTCTCACCATCTGGATCTTCAGGGTCATGTGGTTCAACTCG GAAGGGATGGGCCTCCTGCAAGTCCACTCTGACGGCGTCAAGCTGGAAGACGGCGAATCCGAGTTCCTGCTGCCCCTCTACGCCGAGGAGATCCACTCCAGACAA GATTCTCCTCTTCTTATACACTCGGAAACAGAAAATATTTCCCTCAACGCCCGAGATGAAAATGGGAACGTGACAGGGAGAATGTCTGTGG GTCCAAAACAGGCTGAGGGCCACACGGCGGACATGATCCTCAGCTCCCAAACTGGCGACATGCTGTTCAGTGCGGACGGAAAGCAGGCCGTGATTGGACCCGATAAACTACGCATCACAG GTCTCGAAGGAGCTTTGTTCCAGCATTCAGTGGAGGTTCCTCTACTCAAGTCCGAACTCCTGAAAGACCTGAG GTTGGAGTCTCCCACTCGCTCGCTCACGATGGACGCTCCAAAAGGAGTTCACCTCAAAGCCTTGGCGGGAAACATTGAAGCCGCATCCAACATGGACGTTGTCCTGCAGTCCAGTGTTGGACTG ttggtGCTGGATGCAGAGACGGTGCGCATGCCCAGTCTGCCCCAAAGCCAAGGCGGAGTTTCGGGCAACGCTCAGGGTCTCTACGAGGTCTGCGTCTGTCCCAGCGGGAAACTCTTCCTTTCCAAGGCGGGCGTCACTTCCACTTGCAGCGACAACCAGGAATGCTAA
- the wsb1 gene encoding WD repeat and SOCS box-containing protein 1: MASFPDSISENDIGKAKFIGELLVPVAPFDQKSGREAWTVAFAPNGSYFAWSQGHRIVRLIPWTKCLTKFSMSQVGEGTNALSPRHFSRQNSDGGQQIQAAGDPREHTIDCGDIVWGLAFGSSVPEKQSRCVNIEWHRFKFGQDQLLLATGLNNGRIKIWDVYTGKLLLNLMDHSDIVRDLTFAPDGSLMLVSASRDKTLRVWDLKDDGNMVKVLRGHPNWVYCSAFSPDSSILCSVGTGKAVFLWNMDKYTLIRKLEGHHNDVVSCEFSPDGALLATASYDTRVIVWDHHKATILLELGHLFPPPSPIFAGGSNDRWVRSLSFCPDGRHIASITDDRLVRFWSIEERAPQAVASLSNGLCCAFSPEGSVLAAGTRDGGVHFWECPRSTASLQHLCRMALRRVMTTQQVESLAIPTPLRDYLSYKVI; encoded by the exons ATGGCAAGCTTCCCAGACTCTATAAGCGAAAATGATATAG gtAAGGCTAAGTTCATTGGTGAACTCCTGGTGCCTGTCGCTCCCTTTGACCAGAAGTCGGGGCGCGAGGCGTGGACAGTAGCCTTTGCGCCCAATGGTTCTTACTTTGCGTGGTCTCAGGGTCATCGTATTGTCAGGCTTATTCCCTGGACAAAATGTCTGACAAAGTT TTCTATGAGCCAGGTCGGAGAGGGCACCAATGCTTTAAGCCCCCGACACTTTTCCCGTCAGAACAGTGATGGAGGCCAGCAAATACAGGCGGCGGGCGATCCCCGAGAGCACACGATTGACTGCGGTGACATCGTCTGGGGTCTGGCCTTCGGCTCGTCTGTGCCTGAGAAGCAGAGCCGCTGCGTGAACATCGAATGGCATCGCTTTAAATTCGGCCAGGACCAGTTGCTGCTGGCAACCGGGCTCAACAACGGTCGCATAAAGATCTGGGACGTTTACACAG GAAAGCTGCTGCTGAATCTGATGGATCATTCCGACATAGTCCGAGACTTGACCTTTGCTCCAGATGGCAGCCTCATGCTGGTCTCTGCATCCAGAGACAAGACCCTCCGTGTGTGGGACCTCAAAGATGATG gtaACATGGTGAAGGTTTTGCGGGGTCATCCAAACTGGGTCTACTGCAGCGCCTTTTCTCCCGACTCGTCCATCCTGTGTTCTGTGGGAACAGGCAAAGCG GTGTTCTTATGGAACATGGATAAGTACACGTTGATCAGAAAGCTGGAGGGGCACCACAATGACGTGGTGTCCTGTGAGTTTTCACCAGATGGGGCGCTTTTGGCCACCGCCTCCTATGACACCCGGGTCATTGTGTGGGACCACCACAAGGCCACCATCCTCCTGGAGCTGGG tcaccTCTTTCCTCCTCCGTCACCGATTTTTGCTGGGGGGTCGAATGACCGTTGGGTGCGCTCGCTGAGCTTCTGCCCTGATGGCCGCCACATTGCCAGCATTACTGACGACAG ACTGGTGCGTTTCTGGAGTATTGAAGAAAGAGCTCCTCAGGCCGTGGCCTCCCTGTCCAACGGCCTTTGCTGTGCCTTCTCTCCTGAAGGAAGTGTCCTTGCCgctgg GACTCGGGACGGCGGCGTGCACTTCTGGGAGTGTCCTCGTAGCACTGCCTCGCTGCAGCACTTGTGCAGGATGGCGCTCAGGCGGGTGATGACAACGCAGCAGGTGGAGTCTTTGGCTATCCCCACACCGCTTCGTGACTACTTGTCCTACAAAGTCATCTGA
- the sgcg gene encoding gamma-sarcoglycan isoform X2, translating to MMAAEQYTSTTTEGSNVPRPVPEHVYKIGIYGWRKRCLYLFVLLLIVILVVNLALTIWIFRVMWFNSEGMGLLQVHSDGVKLEDGESEFLLPLYAEEIHSRQDSPLLIHSETENISLNARDENGNVTGRMSVGPKQAEGHTADMILSSQTGDMLFSADGKQAVIGPDKLRITGLEGALFQHSVEVPLLKSELLKDLRLESPTRSLTMDAPKGVHLKALAGNIEAASNMDVVLQSSVGLLVLDAETVRMPSLPQSQGGVSGNAQGLYEVCVCPSGKLFLSKAGVTSTCSDNQEC from the exons ATG ATGGCGGCGGAGCAGTACACCAGTACCACCACAGAGGGCAGCAATGTGCCAAGACCGGTGCCTGAGCACGTCTACAAGATTGGCATCTACGGCTGGAGGAAACGCTGCCTCTACCTCTTCGTGCTGCTACTTATTGTCATCCTGGTGGTCAACCTGGCTCTCACCATCTGGATCTTCAGGGTCATGTGGTTCAACTCG GAAGGGATGGGCCTCCTGCAAGTCCACTCTGACGGCGTCAAGCTGGAAGACGGCGAATCCGAGTTCCTGCTGCCCCTCTACGCCGAGGAGATCCACTCCAGACAA GATTCTCCTCTTCTTATACACTCGGAAACAGAAAATATTTCCCTCAACGCCCGAGATGAAAATGGGAACGTGACAGGGAGAATGTCTGTGG GTCCAAAACAGGCTGAGGGCCACACGGCGGACATGATCCTCAGCTCCCAAACTGGCGACATGCTGTTCAGTGCGGACGGAAAGCAGGCCGTGATTGGACCCGATAAACTACGCATCACAG GTCTCGAAGGAGCTTTGTTCCAGCATTCAGTGGAGGTTCCTCTACTCAAGTCCGAACTCCTGAAAGACCTGAG GTTGGAGTCTCCCACTCGCTCGCTCACGATGGACGCTCCAAAAGGAGTTCACCTCAAAGCCTTGGCGGGAAACATTGAAGCCGCATCCAACATGGACGTTGTCCTGCAGTCCAGTGTTGGACTG ttggtGCTGGATGCAGAGACGGTGCGCATGCCCAGTCTGCCCCAAAGCCAAGGCGGAGTTTCGGGCAACGCTCAGGGTCTCTACGAGGTCTGCGTCTGTCCCAGCGGGAAACTCTTCCTTTCCAAGGCGGGCGTCACTTCCACTTGCAGCGACAACCAGGAATGCTAA